The genome window ATTGAAACATAGGGTATATAGAATGAACCAAAACTTTTTTTATTATGTCATCTCTTTTCAAAATAGTACTTTCCTTTACCTTGTGTTGGTTACTTCCAATGAGTTTACAAGCACAATTTGCTCAAGTATTTTTCCATAAAAATCAGCATCAATTAAATTATAAAGCGAGAACGGTCCTCGATAATATTATATCAAAAAGCAAAGAAAGTGGTGCTTGCCGCGAACTTACTTTATATGGATTTACTGATCAGGATGCTTCCTTTGAGCACAATAAGAAATTGGCGTTGCAGCGTTCGATGTCGGTCTATCATTATTTATTAGAAGCAGACGCTCCCTTTATCTATAATTTTGTAACCATTGGTGAGGACGATATAGAAAAAGTACCTGATCATATCAAAGATAAAGAAGCCTATATGAGAAGGGTCGACTTAAAGTTCAAACGCAGCCACTATGATCGTACCTTTACAAAACAAGACTTCCCTAAAGAAGAATTTCTTATTGACCTGACCAGAGACACGACCATAGTAGGTCAGCAGGGAACAATACTGAACATTCCTGCTTACAGCTTTGCACTAACTGAAAATAAAGAAGTAAAGATTGTTTTAAGAGAAGCATATACTGCTTCTAGTTTTATAAAAAATAAGCTGACTTCTGAAACAAACGATGGTGGTTTACTATCCTCTAAAGGAATGATACATGTAGAAGCCTATAAGGAAGGAGAAAAGGTAGATTTGGCTCCCTATAAATATATCTCTGTGAAGTTTAAAGGGAAGAAAGATGGAGATGGAATGTCTCTGTATTATCCAAAAAAAGTAAGAGATGAGATGTTGTGGGAAAACGAACAAGATTTCTCCTCCCAATATTTAGCTAACAATATGTACTTCTCTTGGAGGTCGTATGCCTATTACGAAACCTATGAGCCGGTAAAGGATACCATCAGCTTATCACATGAAATTGATACCTTGATTGATGGAAAAAAGTATGTCTATACCAGAATTTATAAGCCAAGAGAGAATATCAATTATACATCTCTTACGGAAATGTCTATGGATGTGCCTGCAGTGGACAATTACTTTAATGCATTTAGTCTTGGTTGGTTGAATTGTGATAGACTGAATGGTTTCTCTGAAAACCAAGTCACAGAATTATATGTAGATATTAAAAGTGATGACCAAGCACCAAAAGCAGTGCTATATTTCCCCAAATTAAACGCGATTACTTCGAGTCATTATCA of Flammeovirga agarivorans contains these proteins:
- a CDS encoding OmpA family protein; the encoded protein is MSSLFKIVLSFTLCWLLPMSLQAQFAQVFFHKNQHQLNYKARTVLDNIISKSKESGACRELTLYGFTDQDASFEHNKKLALQRSMSVYHYLLEADAPFIYNFVTIGEDDIEKVPDHIKDKEAYMRRVDLKFKRSHYDRTFTKQDFPKEEFLIDLTRDTTIVGQQGTILNIPAYSFALTENKEVKIVLREAYTASSFIKNKLTSETNDGGLLSSKGMIHVEAYKEGEKVDLAPYKYISVKFKGKKDGDGMSLYYPKKVRDEMLWENEQDFSSQYLANNMYFSWRSYAYYETYEPVKDTISLSHEIDTLIDGKKYVYTRIYKPRENINYTSLTEMSMDVPAVDNYFNAFSLGWLNCDRLNGFSENQVTELYVDIKSDDQAPKAVLYFPKLNAITSSHYHIDGKAYFYQIPKNEEAYLVSYFSRNGENILFGSRKINTSTENIQLTLQRITPYTLNRELEKLDQSIRQ